A single Lolium perenne isolate Kyuss_39 chromosome 6, Kyuss_2.0, whole genome shotgun sequence DNA region contains:
- the LOC127306553 gene encoding uncharacterized protein, with amino-acid sequence MGGGSEGGADGDESCCSVGDTSPGTIVWVRRRNGSWWPGRILGQDELPPSQIMSPRSGTPVKLLGREDASVDWYNLEKSKRVKAFRCGEFDACIERAEATQGTLAKKREKYARREDAILHALELERKLLASKHQTQGFRPAYFSACTRHRQDLGSTRYKSKKRKRKNVSTLPAKEEDEQYFPHVGLKINFSESIAQGTSKNLISNDMGDLSHVRRIQGGASLESKEKYTVVKKNRSDGSDFDESIEKCDRHRPLVQVMQSSAKLLQHSQHIDDYGSILIGGDKDPSPATYRAKRSRYAYLPSDSGETHSHSDLPSAQVASRGADFETESYLQHPDSSSDEHTSSDFVGKHVSESSERECSESETEDDAELLQSANMILPPELRPRDPYFLKTSDKFGHVDNDDYDDDDDDEIPYSTYMHQLNQSEEEDGSSELGVSQWHIKGKRNNRNAVKRSIHMTSGSSCLDKPNGLRKGSMYKANGTNHRKGNVQTSNQQLIRKHIKEEPNYDSDETDLFEGTNHPEVNLYHSRTYPSSLKATRDLSRSYIYFNDYEHDSSKISPLNWDTDQIFRVDGNAYWDEPSFYQRSYNSRLGGTGPMLFDIDLKVQASYHGEHVPLVSLMSRLDGKAIVGHPIQIEKLVDGSTDHLVCGGDISMEENTGAPPSWRTGRRTAMQRVPRSNPSGASTGGGNEGGLAYPDWEFRKYSTPVNYQVKADKESMPNNRRSSTSKSQKKQSKNGSLSSQKVRTLSSISTGRRRHEGGGQAKAHSRSGILGGLIKPEGAIPLVTCVPAKVVFTRILEAVGRPPLTIAHHVKMSSPAMRDLS; translated from the exons ATGGGGGGCGGCTCGGAGGGCGGAGCGGACGGGGACGAGAGCTGCTGCAGCGTCGGGGACACCTCGCCCGGGACCATCGTGTGGGTGCGCCGGCGGAACGGGTCCTGGTGGCCCGGCAGGATCCTGGGGCAGGACGAGCTGCCGCCGTCGCAGATCATGTCCCCGAGGTCCGGCACGCCCGTCAAGCTCCTCGGCCGCGAGGACGCCAGCGT TGACTGGTACAACCTTGAGAAATCAAAGCGTGTTAAAGCGTTTAGGTGTGGGGAGTTTGATGCCTGTATTGAGAGGGCAGAGGCTACTCAAGGGACTCTTGCAAAGAAAAGAGAGAAGTATGCACGGAGAGAAGATGCTATTCTTCACGCTCTTGAATTAGAGAGGAAACTGCTTGCCTCCAAGCATCAGACTCAAGGTTTCAGACCGGCCTACTTTTCTG CATGCACGAGACATCGCCAAGACCTTGGAAGTACTCGCTACAAGAGCAAAAAGAGGAAAAGAAAAAATGTATCTACTCTTCCTGCAAAAGAAGAAGACGAGCAGTATTTTCCTCATGTCGGTTTGAAGATAAACTTTTCAGAGTCTATTGCTCAGGGAACTTCTAAGAATCTTATCAGTAACGACATGGGAGACTTATCTCATGTGAGACGTATTCAGGGAGGAGCAAGCTTAGAGAGCAAGGAGAAATATACAGTTGTGAAAAAGAATAGGTCGGATGGAAGCGATTTTGATGAATCTATTGAAAAATGTGACAGGCACCGACCACTTGTTCAAGTCATGCAGAGCAGTGCGAAATTGTTACAGCACTCACAGCACATTGATGATTATGGGTCTATCTTAATTGGGGGAGATAAAGATCCGTCGCCTGCCACCTACCGGGCTAAAAGAAGTAGATATGCGTACCTGCCCAGTGATTCTGGTGAAACTCATAGTCATAGCGATTTACCTTCTGCGCAAGTGGCTTCTAGAGGAGCTGATTTTGAGACCGAAAGTTATCTTCAGCATCCAGATTCTTCTTCCGATGAGCATACATCTTCAGACTTTGTTGGGAAGCACGTATCTGAGTCTTCAGAGCGGGAATGCTCAGAAAGTGAAACAGAAGATGATGCTGAGCTTTTGCAAA GTGCTAATATGATTCTGCCTCCAGAGTTACGTCCCCGTGATCCTTATTTCCTCAAGACTTCTGACAAGTTTGGACATGTGGAtaatgatgattatgatgatgatgatgatgatgagattCCCTATTCTACTTATATGCATCAGTTGAATCAATCAGAGGAAGAGGATGGTTCTTCTGAACTGGGTGTCTCCCAATGGCATATAAAGGGTAAACGTAATAACCGTAATGCAGTGAAGAGATCGATCCATATGACATCTGGAAGTTCCTGTTTGGATAAACCCAATGGTCTCAGGAAAGGATCCATGTACAAGGCAAATGGTACAAATCATAGAAAAGGGAATGTGCAGACATCCAATCAGCAATTGATCAGGAAACACATCAAAGAGGAGCCCAACTATGATTCGGATGAAACAGATTTATTTGAGGGCACAAACCATCCAGAGGTTAACTTGTATCATAGTCGAACATACCCGTCTTCCTTGAAGGCTACAAGAGATCTTAGCCGAAGCTACATTTACTTCAATGACTATGAACATGATTCCTCCAAGATTTCTCCTCTTAACTGGGATACAGATCAGATATTTCGTGTTGACGGGAATGCATATTGGGATGAACCTTCATTTTACCAAAGAAGTTACAATTCACGTCTAGGTGGCACAGGCCCAATGTTGTTTGATATTGACTTGAAGGTCCAAGCCAGCTACCATGGAGAGCATGTTCCTCTTGTTTCCTTAATGAGCAGACTGGATGGCAAAGCAATTGTTGGGCACCCTATCCAAATTGAGAAACTCGTAGATGGTTCCACAGACCACCTGGTGTGTGGTGGTGATATTAGTATGGAAGAGAACACTGGAGCTCCACCTTCTTGGCGTACAGGCAGGAGGACAGCTATGCAAAGAGTTCCCCGTTCTAATCCTTCAGGAGCATCAACTGGCGGTGGCAATGAAGGCGGGCTTGCATATCCAGACTGGGAGTTCAGGAAATACTCGACTCCTGTAAATTATCAGGTTAAGGCTGACAAGGAAAGCATGCCAAATAATAGGAGGTCATCGACGTCCAAATCTCAAAAGAAGCAATCCAAGAACGGAAGCCTGTCAAGCCAGAAGGTCAGAACCCTCTCTTCCATTTCCACTGGAAGAAGGCGTCATGAAGGTGGTGGTCAGGCAAAGGCGCATAGTCGCAGTGGCATTTTGGGTGGCTTGATCAAACCAGAGGGAGCAATTCCCCTAGTTACATGCGTCCCAGCAAAGGTTGTGTTCACTAGGATACTGGAAGCAGTTGGCAGGCCACCTTTAACGATTGCTCACCATGTGAAAATGTCTAGTCCTGCGATGCGAGATCTATCATAG